Within Actinomycetes bacterium, the genomic segment CGATGAACACCTGCGCGGTCACGACCCCGACGCCGGGGATGGTCTGCAGCAGCTCGAGCTGACGGGCGTAGGGCATCATCCGGACCGCGAGCTCGGCGTCGATCTGACGCAACGCGGCCTCGGTGTGCTCCAGCCGGGTCAGCAGCGCACCGACCAGCACCGCGTGGTGCTCGTCGAACCGGCCGATCAACGCCTCGGTCAAGTCGGGGATCTTCCGCCGCAGGGTGCTGTGCGCCAGATCGGCCATCACCGCCGGGTCACGCTCGCCGGCCACCAGGGCCGCGAGCATCTCCCGCGAGGAGGTCCCGGTGATGTTCGACGCCACCGCCGACAGCTTGATCGAGGCGTCCTCGAGCAGCTTCTCCAAACGTCCCGCGTCCCGGGTCCGGTCACCCATCAGCTGGGACCGGTAGCGGGTCAGGTTCCGCAGCTGCCGGATCTGCGGAGGGGGCACGAACGACGGGCTGACCAGACCGTGCTCCAGCAGCTGCGCGATCCACTCCGCGTCCTTCACATCGGTCTTGCGACCCGGGACCGCCTTCATGTGAGCGGCGTTGAGCAGCCAGCACTCCATCCGCTCCTCCAAGCAGTAGAACACCGGCTTCCAGTACGTCGCGGTCGACTCCATCGCCGCCAGCGTCACCCCGCACTCCTCGAGCCAGTCCGCCATCACCACCAGCGACCGCGTCATCGTCCGAAACGTCCGCGTCTCCGAGTTCCGCTTACGACCCGTACCCGGCGTCCGCACGCACACCGTCACCGTCGCCTTGCCCACATCGATGCCCGCGACCCGGTCGAACAGCACATCCATCCCGACCACCTCCGTTTCAGCGTTGAACCACACGCCACTCGGAGGGACCTCTGCGATGGACACAGACCCACGTGCTCACGGCAACAATCCGACACGCCCGAGATCCCCGCACCGGACTCGTCTACGGGCTCACAGGCACCAGAGTAAAAGCGGCGTCGCCGAGCGGCCCCACCATTCTCATCCCAACAACCAAGCGATCAAGATCGCGACCGTGACTCGTCTGGCACCCGAGGGTGGAACCACCCGGCCCGCTGCCGTTTCGGCGGGCACTTCTAGGGCATGCACTCCCCCACGCACCGCCGGGGCCGGCGGTGATGTCGATGCGCCGGCTGTCCGCCGGCGCCGGCTACACCTACCTGCTGCGGCCTACCGCCAGCGGCGACGTGGCCCGCGACGCCTCCACGCCGTTGACGGCGTACTACGCCGGGTCCGGCTACCCGCCCGGCCGGTGGGTCGGCGCGGGACTGGGCGGGCTGGGCAGTGACGCGGCCGGGCGGATCCTCGCCGGGTCGGTGGTGACCGAGGAGCAGATGGCCGCGCTCTTCGGCGCCGGCCGGGACCCGGTGCACCGCGAACCCCTCGGCCGGGCCTACCCCGTCTTCCGTCCGCTGGCGGAGCGGGTCGCCGCGAAGACCTCCGCCCTCCCCGACGACCTACCCCCGGAGCGGCGGGCCGCGATGGTCACCCAGATCCAGGAGACGGAGGCGGCGCGGTCGGGGCCGAAGGCGGTCGCCGGGCTCGACTTCACGTTCACCGTGCCGAAGTCCGCCAGCGTGCTGTGGGCCCTCGCGGACCCCGCGACGCAGCGGGCCGTCGCCGACGCGCACCGCGCCGCGGGCGACGACACCCTGGCGTATGTGCAGGCGACCGTGCTCCGGACCCGCACCGGATCGGCCGGGGTCGCGCAGGTGACCACGCGGGGGATGCTGGCGGCGGCGTTCGACCACTGGGACACCCGCACCGGCGACCCGAACCTGCACACCCACGTCGTGATCGCGAACAAGGTGCAAGGACCGGACGGGAAGTGGCGGTCGGTGGACTCCCGGGCGCTGCACCACGCCGCCGTCGCCGTCAGTGAGCTGTATGACGACCTGCTCGCCGACCAGCTCGCCCGCCGGCTGCCGGTCCGGTGGGGGTGGCGGTCGCGCGGGGAGCGCCGCACCCCGCGTTCGAGATCCAGGGGTTGGACGACCGGCTGCTGTCCGCGTTCTCCACCCGGGCGGGCGCCATCGACACGGCGCTGCGCACCGCCGTGGCCGACTTCACCACCCGCCATGCCCGGCCGCCCAGCCGGGTCGAGGTGGTGAAGCTGCGCCAGCAGGCCACCCTCGCCTCCCGCCCGGCCAAGACGGCGCACCCGCTGCGGGAGCTGCTGGCCCGCTGGGCCGACCGGGCCCGCCGGCTTACCGGCCGCGACCCTGCCGCCATAACCGAGCAGGCCGTCCGGAACCGGCCCGGCACGGCGCTGCGGCACGACCAGGTCAGCCCCGCCACCGTCGACCGGCTGGGCGCCCTGGTCGTGCACGGGCTGCTGGAGCGGCGCTCGACGTGGACGGTGTGGAACGTCCGGGCGGAGGCCGCCCGGGTCACCCGCGGCCTGCGGATGGCCAGCGCCGGGGACCGGGTCGCGCTACTGGACCGGGTCACCGCCGCTGCCCTGGCCCGCAGCGCGTCCCTGGAGCCGGTGGATCCGGTGCCGGTGGTGGAGGGGTTCACCCGCCCGGACGGCACGAGTGTGTTCGCCCGCCCGGACGAGCACCGCTTCACCGATCCGTGGCTGCTGGCCGCCGAGACCCGCCTCCTCGACGCGCACGCGACGCTCGACGCACCGACCGTGCCCGAGCACATCGCCCACCGCCTCGCGACCACCCCGCAGCCCCCCGCCCGGCGCGGCGACCGCCCAGTGCGCCTCGCCGAGGATCAGGTGCACGCCGTCCTCGAGACCTGCACCTCCGGGCGGGCCGTCGACGTGCTCGTCGGCCCGGCCGGCACCGGCAAGACCACCACCCTGGTCGCGATCCGGGCCGCCTGGGAGACCGTCCACGGCCGCGGCTCCGTGGTCGGCCTCGCCCCCTCTGCGACAGCCGCCGCCGAACTCGCCACCGCGCTGTCCATCCCGTGTGAGAACACCGCCAAATGGCTGCACGAAGCCGACGGGCCCTGCGCCGCGCACCGCGCCGCCGTCACCACCGGCCTGCGCGCCGCCCTCCCCCAAGCCGCCGCAGCCAACGACTACCCGCGGGTCCGGCAGCTGCGCACCGCGATCGCCGTCCTGGACCGGGACCAGGCCGGCTACCGGTTCCAACCCAACCAGCTGGTCATCGTCGACGAGGCGTCCCTGGCGGCCACCCTCGACCTGGACCGGCTCCGCGGCCACGCCCAGTCCGCCGGGGCGAAGCTGCTGCTCGTCGGCGACCACCACCAGCTGTCCGCGATCGGCGCCGGCGGCGCGTTCGGGCTCCTGGCCGAGACCGGTCAACCGGCACGGCTGTGGTCGCTGTGGCGGTTCACCCACCGCTGGGAAGCCCACGCCACCCGACGGCTCCGCACCGGCGACCCCACGGTCCTCGACGAGTACGCCACCCACGGCCGGATCACCGACGGTCCCGCCGAGACGATCCTCGAAGCCGCGTACTCGGCTTGGCAGGCCGACACCGACACCGGCCAGTCCGCCCTGCTCATCGCCGCGGACACCCCCACCGTGACCGCGCTCAACCAGCGCGCCCACGAGGACCGTGTCGCGCTCGGCCACGTGGTCGGTCCCAACATCCCGCTCGGTGACGAGACCACCGGCGGGGTCCGCGGCCACGCCGGGGTCGGGGACCGGGTCCTCACCCGACAGAACCACCGCGGCCTACACCTCCCGGACGGGGGGCCCGTCCGCAACGGAGCCCTGTGGACCGTCACCACCATGCACCCCGACGGATCCCTGACCGTCACCCCCACCCGCCACGGCGTATCCGCCCAGCCGCAGGAGCCGGGCTCCGTGACGCTGCCCGCCGCCTACGTGCGCGAGCACGTCGACCCCGGGTACGCCACCACCGCGCACCGCGCCCAAGGCGTCACCGTCGACACCGCGCACATCCTCACCACCCCCGGCATGGCCCGCCAAGCGCACTACGTCGCGATGACCCGAGACCGGCACGCCAACCACCTGTACGTGCCCACCGACCCGGTCGACCCGGACTGCGACGGCATCCCCGACCCCAGGCCCGGCGCGACCGCCCGGCAGGTGCTCACCGCGATCCTGGCCACCAGCCGCCGCGAGCTGTCCGCCACCGAGACCACCGCCCACGCCGCCGCCCACGACCGACACACCTGGCAGCAGCTCGCACACGCGATCGGCCTGACCCCCGAGCAGACCCAGCACGTGCTCGACTCCCCCGCCGCCGGACCGCTCCTGACCGCCATCCGACACGGACAAGCCGCCGGCCATCCCATGGAACGGGTCCTGGCCCAGCTGATCCGTAGCCGGCCCCTCCACGAGGACGAGGCCACTGGGGACCAGGCCGTGGACCTCGCCGCCGTCCTGCACCACCGCGTCAGCGCCTGGCTGGACGACTCCCCCGTCACCCCGGCCGACCGCGCTACCCGCGTGGATGCCTCCGAACGGCTCGCCCTCCACGACCCGAACCTCGCGCTCGGTGACGACCACGGCCCACTCCCACAGGCCCTGCGGGCAGTGGACGCCCTCATCCGCCACCGCGTCGACACCCTCATCGACCAGGCCCGGGCCGTGGCCGCACGTCCGGGCTGGCTGCCTCCCGAGCCGACCCGGCCGGACAGCGCGGACGGCCGGGACGCCGTCGCCGTGCTGGCCGCCTCACGCGACCTCACCGGCGCCGCCGCCCGCCACCTGACCATCGACCAGTCCGACCACGACAGGAGCATCCGATGAACAGCCCCGATGACGAGTTCCTCCCACGTACCCGGCTGATCCAAGAAGCCCAGCCCCCGGTGCCCACCTGTTGGCCCGCCCTGACGGACAAGGAGGCAGCCGACGCGCTCGCCACCCTCGAGGACGGGATCGACTGGTTGGTCGACCGCTACCACCTCGACCGCCGCACCGTCCCCGGCTGCTGGCAACGCCACGGGGCGCTGATCGAAGAGCTGTCCGCCCTGCACACCGCCTGGATCACCGCCTACGCCGCCACCAACCCCGGCGACCGACCCCTGACCTGGCACCACGAGTTCGACCTCGCCCGCCACCGACTCGCCGACTGGGTCGCCCGAACCGGCTGCCGCCCCGGCGAACACCGCCGGTAGGACACGACCCAACGGCAGCCCTGCAGGCGCCCCGTACGCCGTCGACCGCGTCGATCGCTACCTCGACCTGCTGAGCGACCCTGTTCGCCCGCCCTCCGAATCGGCTGCCCCCGGCCCGAGCTGCCCGGAGGTCTCACGCGATGGCCGTCGGCCACCCACCACGCGCAGCCGCACCCGACAGCCCGGTCGGCGCGACCGAACGAAGGAGCCTGCCTATCGCCGGGACTCTCGCCAACCCGGTTGGCGAGAGTCCTGGCGATACCCCCGGCTGGGACTGCCCCCACACCGAACGAAGACCGACCCTCTCTACCGCAGCGACGCGCTGACCGGGACCCGTACAGCACTCTGCAGGACTCAACTCGGCGGTGCATAGGGACGGTTCTGTTCGCTCGCTGTCCCCGCTACCGAGTGAACTGGCCGACAGATTCCCGGTCGCGCTGACGAGGTCGTCAAAATCCCATGAGAGCGCTCATGGTGGTCCGCGACTGGGCAAGGCGGCGCGTCATTCCGCCCGTCTCTGACGCTGCCTCGAAGCGACGTCGCTCAGGCAGACGTGGTTGCGTTCTGTCCCCGGTGCGGTAGGTGGGCAGCGATCTCCTCGGCGAGTATGCGGTACTCCGGATGACCGGACAACGATGTCAGGCACCGCTGGACCAGGGTGTCCGCAGTCTCCAGTTCGCCGCGCTCGCGTGCGAGGCGGGCCTGAAGGAACGTGAGTTCTGGCCCGGCCAGTGCCGGATGCGCGACAAGCCGGTCGAGGAGCTCCTCATGGTCCGACCCGGCGAGACGTTCCACCAGGAGGGCGTTCCACTCGCTCAGGTCCTCGGCCCGTTGCTGTCGACTCCGACGGCCGCGCCGCTGGTCACGGCCGCCTCCGGCAACTCGGTCCAAGGCATCCAGGTAGTGGCGGGCAACCTCGGTCCACAGGTCGGGCACTACGAGGAGTTGGGAGAGCACGCTGGCAAGGGAGGTCTCGTGTGCGCTCACCCAGCCGTCGCCCCGGCGAGTCCAGCCGTAGCGAGACTCCCACCTCATCAGTTGCGCGGCCGCGGACTCGGTGAAGTTGACCGCGCTATGCACCTCCCGCATCCGCGACCACAGCATCGCGACCGCATCCGAGACCACGAACCGGGCGGCCTCGAGTGGATCCTCGGAGCGGAAGTAGTCACGCTCCGTTGTCTCACACGCCAGATCGATCATCGCGGTGACGGCAGTAGCAGCTGTCTCGACGTCGTCGCCTCGCAGCGCGTCCTGAGCTTCCCCACTCAGTCGGCGGAACGT encodes:
- a CDS encoding IS110 family transposase, with translation MDVLFDRVAGIDVGKATVTVCVRTPGTGRKRNSETRTFRTMTRSLVVMADWLEECGVTLAAMESTATYWKPVFYCLEERMECWLLNAAHMKAVPGRKTDVKDAEWIAQLLEHGLVSPSFVPPPQIRQLRNLTRYRSQLMGDRTRDAGRLEKLLEDASIKLSAVASNITGTSSREMLAALVAGERDPAVMADLAHSTLRRKIPDLTEALIGRFDEHHAVLVGALLTRLEHTEAALRQIDAELAVRMMPYARQLELLQTIPGVGVVTAQVFIAETGGDMTRFGSPEQLSAWVGVAPAVHESAGKRTPAGSRRGNKWLCSMLVEAANSASRTKNTYLASQFKRIASRRGQGRAAVAVAHSMLVSAYWMLERDEPYQDLGPDWLTKRNDEAHARRLVAQLERLGHTVVLDPAA
- a CDS encoding AAA family ATPase — protein: MDDRLLSAFSTRAGAIDTALRTAVADFTTRHARPPSRVEVVKLRQQATLASRPAKTAHPLRELLARWADRARRLTGRDPAAITEQAVRNRPGTALRHDQVSPATVDRLGALVVHGLLERRSTWTVWNVRAEAARVTRGLRMASAGDRVALLDRVTAAALARSASLEPVDPVPVVEGFTRPDGTSVFARPDEHRFTDPWLLAAETRLLDAHATLDAPTVPEHIAHRLATTPQPPARRGDRPVRLAEDQVHAVLETCTSGRAVDVLVGPAGTGKTTTLVAIRAAWETVHGRGSVVGLAPSATAAAELATALSIPCENTAKWLHEADGPCAAHRAAVTTGLRAALPQAAAANDYPRVRQLRTAIAVLDRDQAGYRFQPNQLVIVDEASLAATLDLDRLRGHAQSAGAKLLLVGDHHQLSAIGAGGAFGLLAETGQPARLWSLWRFTHRWEAHATRRLRTGDPTVLDEYATHGRITDGPAETILEAAYSAWQADTDTGQSALLIAADTPTVTALNQRAHEDRVALGHVVGPNIPLGDETTGGVRGHAGVGDRVLTRQNHRGLHLPDGGPVRNGALWTVTTMHPDGSLTVTPTRHGVSAQPQEPGSVTLPAAYVREHVDPGYATTAHRAQGVTVDTAHILTTPGMARQAHYVAMTRDRHANHLYVPTDPVDPDCDGIPDPRPGATARQVLTAILATSRRELSATETTAHAAAHDRHTWQQLAHAIGLTPEQTQHVLDSPAAGPLLTAIRHGQAAGHPMERVLAQLIRSRPLHEDEATGDQAVDLAAVLHHRVSAWLDDSPVTPADRATRVDASERLALHDPNLALGDDHGPLPQALRAVDALIRHRVDTLIDQARAVAARPGWLPPEPTRPDSADGRDAVAVLAASRDLTGAAARHLTIDQSDHDRSIR